Genomic segment of Dehalogenimonas alkenigignens:
CAGTGATTATTCCAGCTCCCAGAGCGTGTTTCGTCCAATGGTCTGCGCATTTGTGGGAATCGATAGTCTGAACATTTGGAATATATTAAGATAAACTCGTATCCACTACCCAATTTGTCCCAGGTGTTAAACTGGGCTTGAACGGACTTCGCTCCCCTCCGAATAACCACCATATTACGGTAGTTCTCTTCTCCAAAAATGTCATCACACATTTTCCTCAGGTTTGCTATTTCATTATCATCGATGCTAATAAATATCATCCCGTCATCCCTGAGTAAATTCCGAGCCAACCTCAGGCGCGGATACATCATGTTGAGCCAATCGGTATGCCACCGCCCAGATGCTTCGGTGTTGCTTGTGTTCTTCCGGCCGTCCGATTCCATTTGTCCAGTTCGCATGAGATAGTTTTTGATGTTGTCCTGAAAATCATCAGGATAAACAAAGTCGCTACCAGTGTTATAGGGCGGATCAATGTAAATTAGCTTCACTTTCCTGGCATAGCTCTTCTGAAGAAGTTTGAGAACTTCGAGATTGTCGCCTTCTATCATGAGATTTTGTGTAGTTTCCCAGTCAACGCTATCCCCCGGGCACGGACGAAGGGTGCCTGAAGAAGGAGTCAAGGCAATTTGGCGGGACCTGCGCTTGCCAAGCCAGTTGAGACCGTATTTCTCCTCGGTTTCATCGACCTTACCGCCGAGGAGTTGCTTGAGCACGTTGAGATCAACATTGCCCTCTGTGAGGGCTTCAGGGAAAAGGGTTTTTAGCTCGGCGATATTCCATTTGATGATATCAGTCGATTTGGTTTCGGAATCCTGGGTGGTCAGTTTCTTCATCTATTCGTCCTTTAGGCTCGCAACGATGGCGGCCAATTCCGTTTCCATCCGCTGGATTTCAAGATTCAATGTCACGCGGCGGCTAACCTGCTTTTCTTTTTCTGCCTGGGCTCGAAAGAGGCCAATATTATGTTGGATTCGAGTTAATTCATCGAGGCTCTTACGCAGGTTGGCCGCCTTCACACCGAAGATCGGGCGCACGAATTCGCCGGTTTGGCGGGCAGCCTCCATTGCAGAGACACAGTCGAGCCATCCTTGATATAAGGTAAACAGATTGTGACCGGGCAGACTCGACAATGCCAGACTGGCTAAGAACGCGGATTCGTCACCGGTAAGCTCGTCCGGCTTGAAAGGTGCGGTGCGGCGTAAATCTTCGATAACGACTTTGCCTATCTCACCTTGAGACCAGCGCTTATGGGCGAGTGAAAGATCGATAGCCTCGTCCTGTGAAGCGACAAGCACTACTGGATATGGAATGGCCCGATGGATCAACTCGACAAGGCGGGGCGCTTTGGCGGATACGCGGAGTTTAACCGAGAGAATGGCGATTTCAAGATATTCGCGAACATCATCCCGAAATGAAGGAACCCCGATATTAGTTGGCTTTAGGGCCGCAACCCAGAAGAGTTCGTCGATGCCATCTTGAATCAGGCGTTTATCCGCGACAGTTGGGAAATCCTGTTCCAGCAGCAGTTTTTTAGGCACCCGCTGGTCAAGGCGGGCTTCGGATGGTATCGAGAAAGCGTTGATAACCGCGGTCAAGCTCATTTGCTCGGATTCTCCGGAACCACGACAAGGAACGCGATCACCTCGAAATCATTGATGCCCTGGAATTCGCCTTTGATGGCATACGTACCGCCTGGTATGAACAGGCTGGCTAGGGCACGTTCTTCTTTTTTCCCGACAATGGAGGCGATGGCCGCCGACAGCAACCCCTGGGCAACTCTCATGTCAAAGCCGTTTTTGGTTGCCTTTTCATATGCCGAGCAGGAGACGGCATCGGGAAGATCCCGGCCGATACAAAGCCGTTTCAATCGGTCGAGGACCTGGCGGGCTTGCGTGAACGGAAGCAGAACCGCTCCGTCCTCCCCTACATGAACAACATAGTTGGGTGCAAGCGGATAACCGGGCTCGATGGATTTTAATGCGTTATCGCCGACAACTCGCAGACAGAATATGATACCCGGGGGTATAGACGCCTCCCCAACCTCCTGGGAGGTGGTAACCGCCATCGCCCCAAAAGGATAGGTGTCCAGTTTGCCGGGGTGATCTTTCATGAAATCGGCCAGATCGGTGCGAAAATCGTTGAGAGTGAGGTCGGCGATAGAAACGCCGCTACTGAGGTCTTCGAGGTCAATCACCGCGTCTTGTAGCTTGAGGAGCTGCTTGCGGCGGTATTCGAGGTCGTTCATCTGGTTGCCTGACTGATGCTCGATGATGTTCTCTTCTCCGGTAGCTGAAATATCCAGCAGTACCATACGCCCGCTGACGCGCTGTTCGAGGTTGATATATTCCTCCAACTCCATGTTGGGCCAGAAATTGACCAGCTGGATAACCTCGTTTGAAGAGCCGATGCGGTCGATACGGCCGAAGCGTTGGATGATGCGAACGGGATTCCAGTGGATATCGTAATTAACGACGGTATCGCAATCCTGGAGATTCTGACCTTCGCTGATGCAATCGGTCGCTATTAGTAAATCTATATCGCCCTCGCAGGCGAAGTCTACCGGACGTTCCTTGGAGCGCGGTGAAAAGGCGGTGATGATGCTGGTGAAATCCTTGCGGAGCCCTGGGAGAGTGGCCTGATTATGGCCAGCACCTGTGACAAGGGCTGACTGCAGCCCCAATTCCTCTTGGGCCCAACTCGAGAGTTCTTCGTAAAGATAGTGCGCGGTGTCCGCGAAGGCAGTGAACACGATGATCTTCTTATTACCGTGGTTCAGTGGCCGTCTGCATTTATTCTCGATCACTTCCCGAAGCGCCTTAAGCTTGGCGTCGCGCGCGGAATCCACCTGCTTGGCGGCCGAAACGAGTGTGGCCAATCGGTTGCGGTCCTCGATGAGATCCTGTTTCCAGCGGATCAGGTCAACGTCCTGTAGGAGTACTTTTACTTTCCTTCCGACTAGCAAACTCTCGAATGAAGTGTCGTCCATATCCACATCTTCGATATCGATTTCATCGATCGCTCTCTCATGATTGTCAATCTTGGCTAATGTTGCGTTTACGTCTTCGATCTGGCGAGAAACGGTAAGCGCGAACGAAGTTACGGAACTCTCCATACGTTTGAGAACATTAATACGGAGCAAATGCACCAGGCTCTCTTCCCGGTCGACCTGGCGGAAGAAGCTCTCGCCCCCACGTATGCGTGTACTGTACTTGGCGTCATAAGCTGCCTGTTTATGTGGTAGTACGTAGCGCAATGGTGCATAGGCGGCGAGTGTGAGACGCCGAATTTCGTCATTGATC
This window contains:
- a CDS encoding DUF4391 domain-containing protein; this encodes MSLTAVINAFSIPSEARLDQRVPKKLLLEQDFPTVADKRLIQDGIDELFWVAALKPTNIGVPSFRDDVREYLEIAILSVKLRVSAKAPRLVELIHRAIPYPVVLVASQDEAIDLSLAHKRWSQGEIGKVVIEDLRRTAPFKPDELTGDESAFLASLALSSLPGHNLFTLYQGWLDCVSAMEAARQTGEFVRPIFGVKAANLRKSLDELTRIQHNIGLFRAQAEKEKQVSRRVTLNLEIQRMETELAAIVASLKDE
- a CDS encoding helicase-related protein, which produces MKLIKNTGSDRVVDELRRAIVPESSLDFSSSGFSLFAFAELNDLLDKLDVCRFVLPNTNDGLGLTGSDSDRAFRNRLQQRWLARECAKWVNDKVDLRGVKTSPPQSILIVRKPDNKAQSVITGACPFTTEGLGITPGNQFSLIQCSEAPEESAVLGSWFTNLWNSLPASHEFKNTFLARLRDLSELKAPSLIYYLTLFHLFKNGEDQLDEERVVKSATGIRNTVVWKKLYKFQKDGVIGAIDKLERLGGCIVADSVGLGKTFEALAIIKYYELRNNRVLVLVPKRLRDNWTLYKANDRRNILASDRFNYDVLNHTDLSRDNGTSGDIDLAHINWGNYDLVVIDESHNFRNKSTHNDRETRYDRLMRCIIKNGVKTRVLMLSATPVNNRLADLKNQIAFITESDDMALSTHGISSIENTVGKAQFQFNRWLGLEENKRRPSLLIDMLGFDYFKLLDLLTIARSRKHIQKYYGIDETGRFPERLKPINIKPDVDSAGEFRSIREINDEIRRLTLAAYAPLRYVLPHKQAAYDAKYSTRIRGGESFFRQVDREESLVHLLRINVLKRMESSVTSFALTVSRQIEDVNATLAKIDNHERAIDEIDIEDVDMDDTSFESLLVGRKVKVLLQDVDLIRWKQDLIEDRNRLATLVSAAKQVDSARDAKLKALREVIENKCRRPLNHGNKKIIVFTAFADTAHYLYEELSSWAQEELGLQSALVTGAGHNQATLPGLRKDFTSIITAFSPRSKERPVDFACEGDIDLLIATDCISEGQNLQDCDTVVNYDIHWNPVRIIQRFGRIDRIGSSNEVIQLVNFWPNMELEEYINLEQRVSGRMVLLDISATGEENIIEHQSGNQMNDLEYRRKQLLKLQDAVIDLEDLSSGVSIADLTLNDFRTDLADFMKDHPGKLDTYPFGAMAVTTSQEVGEASIPPGIIFCLRVVGDNALKSIEPGYPLAPNYVVHVGEDGAVLLPFTQARQVLDRLKRLCIGRDLPDAVSCSAYEKATKNGFDMRVAQGLLSAAIASIVGKKEERALASLFIPGGTYAIKGEFQGINDFEVIAFLVVVPENPSK